From a single Larimichthys crocea isolate SSNF chromosome XIII, L_crocea_2.0, whole genome shotgun sequence genomic region:
- the kcns2 gene encoding potassium voltage-gated channel subfamily S member 2: MTGQVLGKPLSGAHIDDNAAIRINVGGFKKRLQSDTLSRFPETRLARLLHCQSKESILELCDDYDDTEKEFYFDRNPALFPYVLNFYNTGRLHVMAELCIFSFSQEIEYWGINEFFIDSCCSSAYHCRKMDQDRDDWEDRSDEGSTTSSFDELLEFYSDATKFDKQLLGSARRRVWLMLDNPGYSVASRLISILSILVVLGSIATMCMNSMNEFSLLDSEGQPTEDPRFETVEHFGIGWFTLELVARFVVAPDLLHFFEHPLNLIDLVSILPFYLTLLINLVVESSPALANLGRVAQVLRLMRIFRILKLARHSTGLRSLGATLRNSYKEVGLLLLYLAVGVSFFSVMAYTVEKEDSEDLSTIPACWWWATVSMTTVGYGDVVPVSIAGKLTASACILAGILVVVLPITLIFNKFSLFYKRQKQLEIAMRSCDFDEGIKEVPSVNLRNYYAHKVKSLMASLSNMSRSSPSEHSLNESIH; this comes from the coding sequence ATGACAGGTCAGGTCCTGGGGAAACCGCTCAGCGGGGCTCACATAGATGACAACGCCGCCATCCGCATCAATGTGGGCGGCTTCAAGAAGCGTCTCCAGTCCGACACTCTCTCCCGGTTCCCCGAGACAAGGCTTGCGCGTTTACTCCACTGTCAGTCCAAAGAGTCCATACTGGAGCTGTGCGACGACTACgatgacacagagaaagagttTTACTTCGACAGAAATCCGGCGCTCTTCCCCTACGTGTTGAATTTCTACAACACGGGGCGTCTGCACGTCATGGCCGAGCTGTGCATCTTCTCCTTCAGCCAGGAGATCGAGTACTGGGGCATCAATGAGTTCTTCATTGACTCTTGCTGCAGCAGCGCCTACCACTGTAGGAAAATGGACCAGGATCGGGACGACTGGGAGGACAGGAGCGATGAAGGGAGCACCACTTCATCGTTTGACGAGCTGTTGGAGTTTTACAGTGACGCTACCAAGTTTGACAAGCAGCTGCTTGGGAGCGCACGAAGGCGCGTCTGGTTAATGCTGGATAACCCCGGCTACTCCGTGGCCAGCCGCCTCATCAGCATCCTTTCCATCCTGGTGGTGCTTGGCTCCATCGCCACTATGTGTATGAACAGCATGAACGAATTCAGCCTATTGGACAGTGAGGGGCAACCCACAGAGGACCCCCGTTTCGAGACTGTGGAGCACTTTGGCATCGGCTGGTTCACTCTGGAGCTGGTCGCCAGGTTCGTAGTAGCGCCGGATCTTCTGCACTTCTTCGAGCACCCGTTAAATCTGATAGACTTGGTGTCCATACTTCCGTTTTACCTGACGCTTCTCATAAACCTGGTGGTGGAGAGCAGCCCTGCGCTGGCCAACCTGGGACGAGTTGCTCAAGTGCTGAGGTTGATGAGGATTTTCCGCATCCTGAAGCTGGCACGTCACTCCACAGGACTACGCTCCCTGGGGGCCACCCTAAGGAACAGCTACAAAGAAGTGGGCCTGCTGCTACTCTACCTAGCCGTCGGGGTGTCATTCTTCTCCGTCATGGCCTACACGGTAGAGAAAGAGGACAGTGAGGATCTCTCCACCATCCCTGCGTGCTGGTGGTGGGCCACCGTCAGCATGACCACCGTCGGGTACGGAGATGTGGTGCCAGTGTCCATAGCGGGCAAGCTGACAGCCTCAGCGTGCATCTTAGCCGGGATCTTAGTGGTTGTGCTTCCGATTACGCTCATATTCAATAAATTCTCTCTCTTCtacaagagacaaaaacagctgGAGATCGCGATGAGAAGCTGTGATTTCGACGAGGGGATAAAAGAGGTGCCCTCGGTCAACTTGAGGAACTATTACGCACACAAGGTCAAATCCCTCATGGCGAGCTTGTCAAACATGAGCCGGAGTTCACCCAGTGAACACAGTCTGAATGAATCAATACACTGA